A single genomic interval of Adhaeribacter pallidiroseus harbors:
- a CDS encoding DUF5020 family protein: protein MKYLFVALFFLFYIPVTSQNLQLHYDFRHTVDPKLNAVNFPTLSFEYFKDIDTVGTGSFLLKFQADFKGKKNNVAQAFTQISQSLRFWKPKVYLYLNYSGGLGLTPDAYGFYLPNAWAVGVSYPFQWKGAWFATNVAARYNAFDKPSYDPQFTFYFGKGFRNYSIFLAGSFVAWTENQNQGNDYTRHLTGKKFAFFGDPQIWFRVKNKFSAGSKFNIYYHLISSSNSVQLYPTLGTKYQF, encoded by the coding sequence ATGAAATACCTGTTTGTTGCGCTGTTCTTCTTGTTTTATATTCCGGTAACCTCCCAAAATCTTCAATTACATTACGACTTCCGGCATACCGTCGATCCTAAGTTAAATGCCGTTAATTTCCCGACGTTGAGTTTTGAGTATTTTAAGGATATAGATACGGTAGGTACCGGCTCTTTTCTGTTAAAGTTTCAGGCCGATTTTAAAGGCAAGAAGAACAACGTAGCCCAAGCATTTACGCAGATTTCCCAATCGTTGCGATTCTGGAAACCAAAGGTATACTTATATCTGAACTACAGCGGTGGTTTAGGTTTAACGCCGGATGCTTACGGGTTTTACCTGCCAAATGCGTGGGCAGTGGGCGTTTCGTACCCGTTCCAGTGGAAGGGGGCTTGGTTTGCCACCAATGTAGCCGCCCGGTACAATGCTTTTGATAAACCTAGTTACGACCCGCAATTCACCTTTTACTTCGGCAAAGGATTCCGAAACTATAGCATTTTCCTGGCCGGCAGTTTTGTGGCCTGGACGGAAAACCAGAATCAGGGAAACGATTACACCCGGCATCTTACCGGTAAAAAATTCGCTTTTTTCGGCGATCCGCAAATTTGGTTCCGAGTAAAAAACAAATTTTCTGCGGGCTCCAAGTTTAATATTTATTATCATTTAATAAGCAGCAGTAATTCCGTGCAATTATATCCCACCTTAGGAACAAAATACCAATTCTGA
- a CDS encoding alcohol dehydrogenase catalytic domain-containing protein, translating into MMQRQVYRMPKAGSIDYLKLQTEILAPPKPDEVCVMVKAIGLNFADIFAMQGLYSATPKGSFVPGLEYSGEIIAVGAEVKNWQVGDKVMGVTKFGGYASHLNSHYRYVVPLPEDWSFAEGAGFLVQGLTAYYALLELGNLQPGITVLIHSAAGGVGILANRICKIVGAQTIGTVGQADKVDFLKKQEAYDAIILRDKHFAQNLKNTLGERPLLLIMECIGGKILQQGWNALAPMGRMVIYGNASFASHSAKPHYPGLFWKFLRRPKIDPLRLPTLNKSIMGFNLIYLYEQTDLMHQLLYKLQALALAPQHIGHVYPFKAMHQAIHVFQRGKTVGKVVVQVA; encoded by the coding sequence ATGATGCAACGCCAGGTATACCGCATGCCCAAAGCGGGCTCCATTGATTACTTAAAATTACAAACCGAAATCCTCGCTCCGCCAAAACCCGACGAAGTCTGCGTTATGGTAAAAGCCATTGGGTTAAACTTTGCCGATATTTTTGCGATGCAAGGGTTGTACAGCGCTACGCCTAAGGGTTCGTTCGTGCCCGGCTTGGAGTATTCCGGCGAAATTATAGCGGTGGGAGCCGAAGTGAAAAATTGGCAGGTGGGTGATAAAGTAATGGGAGTTACCAAGTTTGGTGGATACGCTTCCCACCTTAACAGTCATTACCGGTACGTGGTGCCACTGCCCGAAGATTGGAGCTTTGCGGAAGGAGCCGGTTTTCTGGTACAAGGGCTTACTGCTTATTACGCGCTTCTGGAACTAGGTAATTTACAACCGGGCATTACGGTGCTTATCCACAGTGCGGCCGGTGGCGTAGGCATTCTGGCAAACCGGATTTGTAAAATAGTAGGTGCGCAAACTATTGGCACCGTGGGGCAAGCGGATAAAGTAGATTTTTTAAAAAAACAAGAAGCTTACGATGCTATTATTCTGCGGGATAAGCATTTTGCCCAAAATTTAAAAAATACCTTAGGCGAACGGCCATTGTTATTGATCATGGAATGCATTGGTGGCAAAATTTTGCAACAAGGCTGGAATGCTTTGGCTCCCATGGGGCGTATGGTGATTTACGGCAACGCAAGTTTTGCCAGCCATAGTGCTAAACCTCATTATCCTGGGCTCTTTTGGAAGTTTCTACGGCGCCCCAAAATAGATCCGCTCCGGTTACCTACGCTCAATAAATCTATCATGGGTTTTAATTTGATTTACCTGTATGAGCAAACCGACCTCATGCACCAATTACTTTATAAGCTCCAGGCGCTTGCATTAGCTCCTCAGCACATTGGCCACGTGTACCCTTTTAAGGCTATGCACCAAGCAATTCACGTATTTCAGCGCGGCAAAACGGTGGGCAAAGTAGTAGTACAGGTAGCATAG
- a CDS encoding aldo/keto reductase, translated as MQYRKLGNNEQLSAIGLGCMSMSHAYGVPDDEESIATLHHALDLGINFWDTADVYGSGKNEELISKVLVPNRDKIFISTKFGFTQDAGGNMVFNGSPAYMRQAVEASLKRLKIDTIDLYYAHRIDPNVPVEEMVGGMAELVKAGKVRYLGLSEASVSSIKKAHAVHPISAVQSEYSLLTRDVENNVLPACQELGITFVPFSPLARGLMTNTLNLSELPDTDFRKKLPRYQQEYQDNNQKLAAAFADLATQMSCSPAQLAISWVLAQGENIIPIPGTKKRDKLTDNAGSVDVKLTDQNLQQIEELLAKYPNTGNRYDEASEKMVDRDSK; from the coding sequence ATGCAATACCGAAAATTAGGAAACAACGAGCAGTTGTCGGCCATTGGGCTGGGCTGCATGAGCATGAGTCACGCCTACGGGGTACCCGACGATGAAGAATCGATTGCTACCTTGCACCACGCTTTGGATCTGGGAATTAACTTTTGGGATACCGCCGATGTGTACGGCAGCGGTAAAAACGAGGAATTAATTTCGAAAGTACTGGTACCCAACCGGGACAAGATTTTTATCTCTACCAAGTTTGGCTTTACCCAGGATGCCGGCGGCAACATGGTTTTTAACGGTTCCCCGGCTTACATGCGCCAAGCTGTAGAAGCCAGCTTAAAAAGATTAAAAATCGATACCATTGATTTGTACTATGCCCACCGCATCGACCCCAACGTACCGGTAGAAGAAATGGTGGGTGGCATGGCCGAACTGGTAAAAGCAGGCAAGGTGCGTTATTTAGGTTTATCCGAAGCTTCGGTAAGTTCAATTAAAAAGGCGCACGCGGTGCACCCGATCAGTGCCGTGCAAAGTGAATATTCGCTGTTAACCCGCGATGTAGAAAATAATGTGTTACCGGCTTGCCAAGAGTTAGGAATTACCTTTGTGCCGTTTAGCCCTTTGGCCCGCGGTTTAATGACCAACACCTTAAATTTAAGCGAGCTGCCGGATACTGATTTCCGGAAAAAACTGCCGCGCTACCAACAGGAATACCAGGACAATAATCAAAAACTGGCTGCTGCTTTTGCCGATTTAGCTACCCAAATGAGTTGCTCCCCGGCGCAATTGGCTATCTCTTGGGTGCTGGCCCAAGGCGAAAACATTATCCCGATACCCGGTACCAAAAAACGGGACAAACTAACCGATAACGCCGGCAGCGTAGACGTAAAATTAACCGACCAGAACCTGCAACAAATAGAAGAATTGTTAGCTAAATACCCCAACACCGGCAACCGCTACGACGAAGCCAGCGAGAAAATGGTGGATCGGGATAGTAAATAA
- a CDS encoding Gfo/Idh/MocA family protein, with amino-acid sequence MINSNNNSRREFIKKAGLGSVGLAFGMSAKSYASIMGANDRVRMGFVGVNGRGNGMTKNFARQAGCEVMYVCDVDATAMAKTISGVGEISKKKPKGVKDFRTILNDKNLDAVYIATPDHWHAPAAILACQAGKHVYVEKPCSHNPYEGELLVEAARKYNRIVQMGNQRRSWPRIMECMEELKSGAIGKAYLAKGWYTNNRKPIGKGKQIPVPANLDYELWQGPAPRKPYQDNLIHYNWHWFWNWGTGEALNNGTHEIDVMRWGLGVEYPTRVTSVGGRYAYQDDWETPDTQIISMDFPGNIAITWEGRSCNNYPIEGSARGAIFYGDKGTIVTTGDNDYTIYDMNNKVVKKVQDEAKTNTIDPAGPGDKLDAFHINNFLDCVRTGKRPNGDIEIGHKSVLLCQLGNIAQRTGRVLNCDQKNGHILNDKEAMALWRREYEPGWEPKLV; translated from the coding sequence ATGATAAACAGTAACAATAACTCCCGCCGGGAATTTATTAAAAAAGCCGGTCTGGGTTCGGTTGGTTTAGCCTTTGGCATGAGCGCTAAAAGTTACGCCAGTATTATGGGCGCTAACGACCGGGTACGCATGGGGTTTGTGGGCGTAAACGGCCGCGGCAACGGCATGACCAAAAACTTTGCCCGCCAAGCAGGTTGCGAAGTGATGTACGTGTGCGACGTAGATGCTACAGCCATGGCCAAAACCATTTCGGGGGTAGGGGAGATCAGCAAAAAGAAACCAAAAGGTGTAAAAGATTTCCGGACTATTTTAAATGATAAAAACCTGGATGCCGTCTACATTGCCACCCCGGACCATTGGCATGCGCCCGCTGCAATTTTGGCCTGCCAGGCCGGTAAACACGTGTACGTCGAGAAACCTTGCAGCCATAACCCCTACGAAGGCGAGTTACTGGTAGAAGCCGCCCGCAAATATAACCGCATTGTGCAAATGGGTAACCAGCGCCGGTCGTGGCCCCGCATTATGGAATGCATGGAGGAGCTAAAATCCGGGGCTATTGGCAAAGCTTATTTAGCGAAAGGCTGGTACACCAACAATCGTAAACCCATTGGCAAGGGCAAGCAAATACCCGTGCCGGCTAATTTGGATTATGAATTGTGGCAAGGCCCGGCGCCCCGCAAGCCTTACCAGGATAATTTGATTCATTACAATTGGCATTGGTTCTGGAACTGGGGCACCGGCGAAGCCCTGAATAATGGTACCCACGAAATAGATGTGATGCGCTGGGGCCTGGGCGTAGAGTATCCGACCCGGGTAACTTCGGTAGGCGGGCGTTACGCTTACCAAGACGATTGGGAAACGCCAGATACCCAAATTATCAGTATGGACTTTCCGGGTAATATTGCTATCACCTGGGAAGGCCGCAGCTGCAACAATTACCCCATCGAAGGCAGCGCCCGGGGCGCTATTTTTTACGGCGATAAAGGCACCATTGTCACGACGGGCGATAATGATTATACCATTTATGATATGAATAATAAAGTGGTAAAAAAAGTGCAAGACGAAGCCAAGACTAATACCATTGATCCGGCCGGCCCCGGCGATAAACTAGATGCCTTCCACATCAACAATTTTCTGGATTGCGTCCGAACGGGTAAACGCCCGAACGGGGATATTGAAATTGGTCACAAAAGCGTATTGCTGTGCCAATTAGGAAACATTGCGCAACGTACCGGCCGGGTTTTAAACTGCGACCAAAAGAACGGCCATATTTTGAACGATAAAGAAGCTATGGCCTTGTGGCGGCGTGAATACGAGCCCGGTTGGGAGCCCAAATTAGTGTAA
- a CDS encoding beta-galactosidase trimerization domain-containing protein has product MHRRSFIKTTAVVGGAYALASTATLAKIIEPKELPWFNRSMRWAQLAFVETDPEKYDPDFWLDYFKRLHLDGVLLSAGGSVAFYPTQIPLHYRSAWLKDKDMLGYMVDGCRKMNMSIILRTDPHAARQKMYEAHPDWIHTNANGEKRQHWANPELWVTCALGPYNFEFMKQVNQEIMTRYQPDAIFSNRWSGHGICYCEHCKPSFKAYSGYELPPTIAVNNSTAMAPGDKNDPAYRQYVTWRTERLRELWFLWDSEIRKQKFTSRFIPNGFPDKLATGKQSDFFFADQQQRTGTIPPWSNGKHAKELRATMGMKHQVGIFGVGIEEQYRWKASVQDNAEIKIWVSEGTANGLLPCFVKFGGEVQDKRWLTTVEQLYQSYYKNEKYLRNTAPLARVGVVYSEQTAKNYGEKAWQKNYADHGNGIYHALIEDRLPFEMVNDQLLDAVTLKPFKLLILPNIAFLSKKQCEQLRQFVNNGGSLVATYETSLYDEAGQQLPDFGLADIFGVSYNQAVEGPMKNSYLRLKSEAASGKYHPVLKDLEDAYQIINTTHQVKVQPKTTFPSPVTLVPTYPDLPMEDLYSRQPETTTRELYLREGGKGRVAYFPGDLDRTFWQYMSSDHGKLLRNTFRWALNEDPMVEVTGPGIMDVTTWQQKSSLTVHLVNLTNPMMLKAPFRELIPVDVQVKIRVPQNKKVTQVQLLLSEQKPVYEFKNNMISLQVNQLTAHEIIALDLT; this is encoded by the coding sequence ATGCACCGAAGAAGTTTTATCAAAACCACTGCTGTAGTGGGCGGCGCTTATGCCCTGGCCAGTACCGCTACTTTAGCCAAAATAATAGAGCCGAAAGAATTGCCCTGGTTCAATCGTTCGATGCGTTGGGCGCAGCTGGCCTTCGTGGAAACCGACCCGGAGAAATACGACCCGGATTTTTGGCTGGACTATTTTAAACGTTTGCACCTGGATGGGGTTTTGTTAAGCGCGGGCGGAAGTGTGGCCTTTTACCCGACCCAAATACCGCTGCATTACCGGAGTGCCTGGCTGAAAGATAAAGACATGCTCGGTTACATGGTAGATGGCTGCCGAAAAATGAACATGTCGATTATCTTACGCACCGATCCGCACGCGGCCCGTCAAAAAATGTATGAGGCGCACCCCGATTGGATTCATACGAATGCGAACGGCGAGAAACGGCAGCACTGGGCAAACCCGGAACTGTGGGTAACCTGTGCTCTGGGACCTTACAATTTTGAATTTATGAAGCAGGTGAACCAGGAAATAATGACCCGCTACCAACCGGACGCTATTTTCTCGAACCGCTGGTCGGGCCACGGTATTTGCTACTGCGAACATTGCAAACCCAGCTTTAAGGCTTACTCCGGCTACGAGCTACCCCCGACCATTGCGGTAAACAACAGTACCGCCATGGCTCCCGGCGACAAGAACGATCCGGCTTACCGCCAATACGTAACCTGGCGCACCGAACGGCTGCGGGAACTGTGGTTTTTATGGGACAGCGAAATCCGGAAACAAAAATTTACTTCCCGTTTTATTCCCAACGGTTTTCCGGATAAGCTCGCCACTGGCAAACAATCCGACTTCTTTTTCGCCGACCAGCAACAGCGCACCGGCACCATTCCGCCGTGGTCGAATGGCAAACACGCCAAAGAGCTCCGGGCCACTATGGGCATGAAACACCAGGTCGGTATTTTTGGGGTGGGCATCGAAGAACAATACCGCTGGAAAGCTTCGGTGCAGGATAATGCCGAAATTAAAATCTGGGTGTCGGAAGGTACCGCCAACGGTTTACTGCCTTGTTTTGTAAAATTTGGCGGCGAAGTACAAGATAAACGCTGGCTTACCACTGTGGAGCAATTGTACCAAAGCTATTACAAAAACGAAAAATACCTGCGCAACACCGCGCCCCTGGCGCGCGTGGGAGTGGTCTATTCCGAACAAACTGCTAAAAACTACGGCGAAAAAGCCTGGCAGAAGAACTACGCCGATCATGGCAACGGCATTTACCACGCGCTAATAGAAGACCGGCTGCCTTTTGAAATGGTGAATGACCAATTATTAGATGCCGTCACCCTGAAGCCCTTTAAATTGCTCATCCTGCCTAACATTGCGTTTCTTTCTAAAAAACAATGCGAGCAGTTGCGGCAATTCGTAAACAATGGCGGCAGCCTGGTAGCCACTTATGAAACCTCGCTCTACGACGAAGCAGGCCAGCAACTACCGGATTTTGGTTTAGCCGATATATTTGGGGTAAGCTACAACCAAGCCGTAGAAGGCCCCATGAAAAATAGCTACCTACGCTTAAAAAGCGAGGCTGCTTCCGGTAAATATCATCCGGTATTAAAAGATTTAGAAGATGCCTACCAGATTATAAATACCACTCATCAAGTAAAAGTGCAACCCAAAACTACTTTCCCGAGTCCGGTTACCTTAGTACCTACTTACCCCGATTTACCCATGGAAGATTTGTACTCGCGCCAGCCGGAAACTACTACCCGGGAACTGTACCTGCGCGAAGGAGGCAAAGGCCGCGTGGCCTATTTCCCCGGCGACCTCGACCGTACTTTCTGGCAATACATGAGTTCGGACCATGGTAAACTGCTGCGCAATACTTTCCGATGGGCTTTAAACGAAGACCCGATGGTGGAGGTAACAGGACCTGGGATTATGGATGTAACTACCTGGCAGCAAAAAAGCTCTTTAACGGTACATTTAGTAAACCTCACGAACCCTATGATGTTAAAAGCACCGTTCCGGGAACTCATTCCGGTAGATGTTCAGGTAAAAATCCGGGTGCCGCAAAACAAAAAAGTAACCCAGGTGCAATTGCTCTTAAGTGAACAGAAACCGGTTTATGAATTTAAAAATAATATGATAAGCTTACAAGTAAACCAATTAACCGCTCACGAAATAATAGCTTTAGATTTAACCTAA
- a CDS encoding Ig-like domain-containing protein: protein MEQRFTLNYWCTSKFLMRVAFICIFLFLQTKAPAAPFFKKTPVKVITEKSYSVLFAGEEISSFTLINADNESAIRTITDGSTIDLATLPTKNLNIRANTSPSDVGSVRFVVSGIESDNQTESTAPYAVFGENSGDYHAWIPKAGKYTITAMPYSGENGSGTPGKSSTISFTIKASTPPPTSSFVSNIKATTGNSYALSKLVKGTTLYTDRNYQVTSVTTTLNNSTFIKTPNDDKFVTAAAVLSFYISQNATVYVGYDPLATRLPAWLSSWEKTSDRVGINDPRISYLQVYRKSFAAGKVTLGGNLASPALGSKNTYLVAVKPGSTGSKRPYVTEVRPADGAINVALDRSISVDLAYPGGNSINGNTVNTATVRLYKVSATGAKTQVGGTAVNSSAAGDAITLSATLTRNTVYEFQITDQVKDDKGNAFIPFTSRFSTSGVAPSNADGIAFTEKTLLDNSFGAYGFTTLVVGPDHRLYGATSNGKIERWDIKSDGTITNHVTISPFGSAKRLLIGLTFDPAATSSNLIAWISHSSPLFINAPDWSGKISRIVLNNPSAPQVKDYVINLPRSYKDHATNSIAFGPDKAIYFPQGSNSAMGAADGAWGNRPERLLNATILRLDIAKAQRQTLPINVKTQDGGTYNPYSSTAPLTIYATGVRNAFDLIWHSNGQLYVPGNGSAAGGNIPALTSGVKRANGTTYTGATVPAINNVRDTQNDYLFRIVKGGYYGHPNILRKEFILNGGNPTAGVDPGEVVWKANGQTFGYKVGTAKEPNYRGWAWDFGLNMSPNGVIEYKSNAFDGKLKGKLLVCRFSGGDDIIVLEPGGTSKNIVRATEGIKIPGFRRPFANPLDITEDPKTGNLYLSEYYDGNGDGKPRITLLKPVQRASSSSATFLASEVKEQSLEVYPNPTTEDAIFAEAKNFAPNEEITLTLYDLAGLPIYTALVTASHEGNASTELHVEKHLNPGVYILRATAASGEKLTRLLVQ from the coding sequence ATGGAACAAAGATTTACCTTAAATTATTGGTGCACCAGTAAGTTTCTAATGCGGGTTGCTTTTATTTGCATCTTTCTTTTTTTACAAACTAAAGCACCGGCAGCACCTTTTTTTAAAAAAACACCTGTAAAAGTAATAACGGAGAAGTCTTATTCCGTGCTATTTGCCGGGGAAGAGATCAGCAGTTTTACTTTGATTAATGCCGATAACGAAAGTGCCATTCGAACTATTACAGACGGCTCCACCATTGATTTAGCTACCTTACCTACCAAAAATCTGAACATCCGGGCCAATACTTCACCCTCTGACGTAGGTAGTGTGCGGTTTGTGGTTTCGGGTATCGAGTCTGATAACCAAACAGAAAGCACCGCTCCGTATGCAGTATTCGGCGAAAACAGCGGTGATTATCATGCTTGGATACCAAAAGCCGGTAAGTATACCATAACCGCTATGCCTTACTCCGGCGAGAACGGCAGCGGTACTCCCGGTAAATCTTCAACCATTAGCTTTACCATAAAAGCCAGTACTCCGCCACCTACTTCGTCTTTCGTAAGCAATATAAAAGCTACTACTGGCAATAGTTATGCTTTGAGCAAATTAGTTAAAGGTACTACTTTATATACCGACCGGAATTATCAGGTTACCTCCGTAACTACTACCCTTAATAATTCCACTTTTATCAAAACTCCCAACGATGATAAATTTGTAACGGCTGCTGCGGTTCTTTCTTTCTACATCAGCCAAAATGCCACCGTGTACGTGGGCTACGATCCTTTAGCTACCAGATTACCAGCCTGGCTCAGCAGTTGGGAAAAAACATCCGACCGAGTTGGCATCAACGATCCGCGGATTAGTTATTTACAAGTGTACCGGAAATCATTCGCCGCAGGCAAAGTAACTTTGGGGGGTAACCTGGCCAGCCCGGCACTCGGTTCTAAAAACACTTACCTGGTGGCCGTAAAGCCGGGCAGCACGGGTAGTAAAAGACCGTACGTCACGGAGGTGCGACCAGCCGATGGTGCCATTAATGTAGCCCTCGATAGATCTATCTCGGTAGATTTAGCTTACCCGGGAGGTAACTCTATAAACGGAAATACCGTGAATACAGCTACGGTAAGATTATACAAAGTAAGCGCTACCGGCGCTAAAACCCAGGTGGGCGGTACCGCTGTTAATTCTTCCGCTGCTGGTGATGCTATTACCTTATCGGCTACCTTAACCCGGAATACTGTTTACGAATTTCAAATTACCGACCAAGTAAAAGACGATAAAGGAAATGCTTTTATTCCGTTTACTTCCCGGTTTTCTACTTCCGGAGTGGCTCCCAGTAATGCTGATGGCATAGCTTTTACCGAAAAAACGCTGCTTGATAATTCATTTGGAGCGTATGGCTTTACCACCTTGGTGGTTGGCCCAGACCACCGGCTCTACGGAGCTACCTCCAATGGTAAAATTGAACGTTGGGATATAAAATCGGACGGTACCATTACCAATCATGTAACCATTTCTCCTTTTGGCTCAGCTAAACGCTTGTTAATTGGACTTACCTTCGATCCTGCGGCCACGAGTAGTAATTTAATTGCCTGGATCAGCCATTCGTCGCCGCTCTTTATAAACGCGCCGGATTGGTCCGGTAAAATTTCGCGCATTGTTTTAAACAATCCGTCTGCCCCCCAGGTAAAAGATTATGTAATTAACTTGCCCCGTTCTTACAAAGATCATGCTACCAACAGCATCGCCTTTGGGCCCGACAAAGCGATTTACTTTCCGCAAGGCAGTAATTCAGCCATGGGTGCCGCCGATGGGGCCTGGGGAAATCGCCCGGAGCGGCTTTTAAACGCAACCATTCTGCGTTTAGATATTGCTAAAGCCCAGCGACAAACCTTGCCTATTAACGTAAAAACGCAAGATGGAGGCACCTATAATCCTTATTCCAGCACCGCTCCTCTAACTATTTACGCCACCGGTGTCCGGAATGCTTTTGATTTAATCTGGCACTCCAACGGACAATTATACGTACCGGGTAACGGCTCTGCGGCCGGTGGTAATATTCCGGCTTTAACTTCGGGTGTTAAGCGGGCTAATGGTACTACTTACACCGGGGCTACCGTTCCGGCCATAAACAACGTACGGGATACGCAAAATGATTATTTGTTCCGGATTGTAAAAGGCGGTTATTACGGCCACCCCAATATTCTACGGAAAGAATTTATATTAAACGGTGGTAACCCTACAGCAGGTGTTGATCCGGGAGAAGTAGTCTGGAAAGCTAACGGCCAAACGTTTGGTTACAAAGTAGGTACGGCTAAAGAGCCTAATTACCGCGGTTGGGCTTGGGATTTCGGGTTGAACATGTCGCCGAATGGCGTGATTGAATACAAGAGCAATGCCTTTGATGGCAAACTTAAAGGCAAGCTCTTGGTTTGCCGCTTTAGCGGAGGCGATGATATTATAGTACTGGAGCCGGGTGGCACCAGTAAAAACATTGTACGGGCCACCGAAGGCATTAAAATTCCGGGCTTTCGAAGACCATTTGCCAATCCATTGGATATTACGGAAGATCCTAAAACCGGGAATTTATATTTATCGGAATACTACGATGGCAACGGCGATGGAAAACCACGCATTACCTTATTAAAGCCGGTGCAAAGAGCAAGCAGCAGCTCGGCGACCTTCCTGGCCAGCGAAGTAAAAGAACAATCCTTAGAGGTATATCCGAATCCTACTACCGAAGATGCCATCTTTGCCGAAGCTAAAAACTTTGCGCCTAACGAAGAAATCACGCTTACTTTGTACGATTTAGCCGGTCTGCCCATTTATACTGCCCTGGTTACTGCCAGCCACGAAGGCAATGCCAGCACCGAGTTGCATGTAGAGAAGCATTTAAATCCGGGAGTATACATCCTGCGGGCCACTGCTGCCTCCGGCGAAAAACTTACCCGATTGCTTGTTCAATAG